The proteins below are encoded in one region of Rhododendron vialii isolate Sample 1 chromosome 7a, ASM3025357v1:
- the LOC131334669 gene encoding cell division control protein 48 homolog C-like isoform X2 has protein sequence MKTGSRRRGGGGGSTPPTVFERVLRRHIESFKTNSNHATTLDDVVAHLRSSFPEYSRHKLQPFTRAVQQTLQHITSNNNHLTSTTHGRRASTSGLVTDDEQDNHDRSARKRTKRVDAKEERLRRLEEQHVRRKRRGDAVSSASGSDSTTEETDGNVSTSEDAVYGEEIEPPEFDLMKSMLRASYSGSKSKKKAGEDKVENNACTFSNSPRCAQADPEHPALPRKKRKGENNVELEEVFGNKAARKVDFLGGDGGGLGKTVGKGFSGGGGEVGEVKGKDGPRFKDLGGMRGIVEELKMEVIVPLYHPELPRWLGVRPMAGILLHGPPGCGKTRLAHAVANETGVPFYKISATELVSGVSGGSEENIRDLFAKAYRTAPSIVFIDEIDAIASKRENLQREMERRIVTQLMTCMDESHRFVQPADVDPNAESANIRPGYVLVIGATNRPDAVDPALRRPGRFDREIVLGVPDENARVEILSVLTRDLRVEGAFDLVKLARSTPGFVGADLTALANKAGNLAMKRIIDRRKSDLSVEPTDGEHTEDWWKLPWLPEEIEKLNITMADFEEAAKLVQPSLRREGFSSIPNVKWEDVGGLHLLRQEFDRYIVRRIKYPEDYEGFGVDLETGFLLYGPPGCGKTLIAKAVANEAGANFIHIKGPELLSKYVGESELAVRTIFSRARTCSPCILFFDEVDALTTKRGKEGGWVVERLLNQLLIELDGADQRQGVYVIGATNRPEVMDRAVLRPGRFGKLLFVPLPSPDERGLILKALARKKPIDSSVDLIAIGRDEACENLSGADLSALMNEAAMAALEEKLTAQSNSDATTSLTIGKIHFEQALKKVSPSVSEKQKHYYQLLTESFRAA, from the exons ATGAAAACGGGAAGCCGAAGAAGAGGCGGAGGCGGTGGGTCAACGCCTCCGACGGTCTTCGAACGAGTCCTCCGCCGCCACATCGAGTCCTTCAAGACCAACAGCAACCACGCCACCACCCTCGATGACGTGGTCGCTCACCTCCGCTCCTCCTTCCCCGAGTACTCCCGCCACAAGCTCCAACCATTCACGAGAGCCGTCCAACAAACCCTACAACACATCACCTCCAACAACAACCACCTCACATCGACCACTCACGGCCGCCGTGCCTCTACGTCAGGTCTCGTCACCGACGATGAGCAAGACAATCACGATCGATCTGCCAGGAAGAGGACGAAGAGAGTCGACGCGAAGGAGGAGCGGCTGCGGCGCTTGGAGGAGCAACACGTGCGGAGGAAACGACGTGGCGATGCCGTTTCGTCTGCGTCGGGTTCGGACTCGACGACGGAGGAGACGGACGGCAACGTTTCCACGTCGGAGGACGCGGTTTATGGGGAGGAGATAGAGCCGCCGGAGTTCGATTTGATGAAGTCGATGCTGCGCGCTAGTTATAGCGGCTCGAAATCGAAGAAGAAGGCGGGGGAGGATAAGGTGGAGAATAATGCATGTACTTTTTCGAATAGTCCGAGATGTGCGCAAGCTGACCCGgaacaccctgcattaccaagaaaaaaaagaaagggggagAATAATGTGGAATTGGAGGAGGTATTTGGTAACAAGGCAGCTCGAAAAGTCGATTTCCTCGGAGGAGACGGTGGTGGTTTGGGAAAAACAGTTGGAAAAGGTtttagtggtggtggtggtgaggtggGGGAGGTGAAGGGGAAAGATGGGCCTAGGTTTAAGGACTTGGGAGGGATGCGGGGAATTGTGGAGGAATTGAAGATGGAGGTGATTGTTCCGCTCTACCATCCGGAGTTGCCAAGGTGGCTCGGGGTGAGGCCGATGGCGGGGATTCTGTTGCACGGGCCGCCGGGGTGTGGGAAGACTAGGCTGGCTCATGCCGTTGCTAATGAGACCGGGGTTCCATTCTATAAGATCTCAGCTACTGAATTGGTCTCTGGTGTTTCGG GTGGATCGGAAGAGAACATTCGGGATCTTTTTGCGAAAGCATATAGGACAGCGCCGTCTATTGTGTTTATTGATGAGATTGACGCAATTGCTTCAAAAAGAGAGAATCTACAGAGGGAGATGGAGAGAAGGATTGTGACACAGTTGATGACTTGCATGGACGAATCGCACAGGTTTGTACAACCTGCTGATGTAGATCCAAATGCAGAAAGCGCCAATATCAGGCCTGGATATGTTCTCGTAATTGGAGCTACAAATAGGCCTGATGCTGTTGATCCTGCATTAAGGAGGCCTGGACGATTTGATAGAGAGATTGTTTTAGGTGTTCCGGATGAAAATGCGAGGGTTGAGATTCTTTCAGTTCTTACACGTGATCTTAGAGTTGAGGGTGCTTTCGATCTTGTCAAGCTAGCCAGGTCCACTCCTGGGTTTGTTGGAGCAGACTTGACGGCCCTAGCTAACAAGGCTGGTAACCTTGCCATGAAGAGAATTATTGACAGAAGAAAATCTGACCTATCCGTAGAACCTACAGATGGGGAGCATACTGAAGATTGGTGGAAGCTTCCGTGGTTGCCTGAAGAAATTGAAAAGCTTAACATTACTATGGCTGATTTTGAG GAAGCAGCTAAATTGGTTCAACCCTCTTTAAGAAGGGAAGGATTCTCCAGTATTCCTAACGTGAAATGGGAAGATGTCGGGGGCCTCCATTTGTTAAGGCAGGAGTTTGATCGTTATATAGTTAGGCGTATTAAGTACCCTGAGGATTATGAG GGGTTTGGGGTAGATCTGGAGACAGGGTTTTTGCTCTATGGACCTCCGGGCTGTGGTAAAACATTAATTGCTAAGGCTGTCGCCAATGAGGCAGGAGCTAATTTCATACATATCAAG GGCCCTGAACTTCTGAGCAAATATGTTGGTGAAAGTGAGTTGGCAGTTAGGACAATATTTAGCCGAGCAAGGACTTGTTCTCCATGCATACTTTTCTTTGATGAG GTAGATGCTTTAACCACGAAGCGTGGAAAGGAGGGGGGCTGGGTTGTTGAGCGGCTTTTGAACCAG CTGTTGATTGAGCTAGATGGTGCAGATCAGAGACAGGGTGTTTATGTCATTGGCGCTACAAATAG ACCTGAGGTGATGGACCGTGCTGTCTTACGACCAGGAAGGTTTGGGAAACTCCTATTTGTCCCTCTTCCAAGTCCAGATGAGCGTGGCCTGATCTTAAAAGCTCTTGCTCGGAAGAAGCCTATAGATTCCAGTGTGGATTTAATTGCCATTGGAAGGGATGAAGCTTGTGAAAACCTTAGTGGAGCTGATCTTTCTGCACTG ATGAACGAAGCGGCCATGGCTGCACTTGAGGAGAAACTGACAGCCCAAAGCAATTCAGATGCCACAACGTCATTGACTATCGGAAAGATACATTTTGAGCAGGCCCTGAAGAAAGTCTCTCCATCTGTCTCAGAGAAG CAAAAGCATTACTACCAACTCTTGACAGAAAGCTTCAGAGCAGCGTGA
- the LOC131334669 gene encoding cell division control protein 48 homolog C-like isoform X1: MKTGSRRRGGGGGSTPPTVFERVLRRHIESFKTNSNHATTLDDVVAHLRSSFPEYSRHKLQPFTRAVQQTLQHITSNNNHLTSTTHGRRASTSGLVTDDEQDNHDRSARKRTKRVDAKEERLRRLEEQHVRRKRRGDAVSSASGSDSTTEETDGNVSTSEDAVYGEEIEPPEFDLMKSMLRASYSGSKSKKKAGEDKVENNACTFSNSPRCAQADPEHPALPRKKRKGENNVELEEVFGNKAARKVDFLGGDGGGLGKTVGKGFSGGGGEVGEVKGKDGPRFKDLGGMRGIVEELKMEVIVPLYHPELPRWLGVRPMAGILLHGPPGCGKTRLAHAVANETGVPFYKISATELVSGVSGGSEENIRDLFAKAYRTAPSIVFIDEIDAIASKRENLQREMERRIVTQLMTCMDESHRFVQPADVDPNAESANIRPGYVLVIGATNRPDAVDPALRRPGRFDREIVLGVPDENARVEILSVLTRDLRVEGAFDLVKLARSTPGFVGADLTALANKAGNLAMKRIIDRRKSDLSVEPTDGEHTEDWWKLPWLPEEIEKLNITMADFEEAAKLVQPSLRREGFSSIPNVKWEDVGGLHLLRQEFDRYIVRRIKYPEDYEGFGVDLETGFLLYGPPGCGKTLIAKAVANEAGANFIHIKGPELLSKYVGESELAVRTIFSRARTCSPCILFFDEVDALTTKRGKEGGWVVERLLNQLLIELDGADQRQGVYVIGATNRPEVMDRAVLRPGRFGKLLFVPLPSPDERGLILKALARKKPIDSSVDLIAIGRDEACENLSGADLSALMNEAAMAALEEKLTAQSNSDATTSLTIGKIHFEQALKKVSPSVSEKMIQLLRQFIVVPKTARSHMPTQTQRNNGIYVIRQLPTPRTEGSYYGGFYGHSTTTTPVYIPSPNHYFFFE, translated from the exons ATGAAAACGGGAAGCCGAAGAAGAGGCGGAGGCGGTGGGTCAACGCCTCCGACGGTCTTCGAACGAGTCCTCCGCCGCCACATCGAGTCCTTCAAGACCAACAGCAACCACGCCACCACCCTCGATGACGTGGTCGCTCACCTCCGCTCCTCCTTCCCCGAGTACTCCCGCCACAAGCTCCAACCATTCACGAGAGCCGTCCAACAAACCCTACAACACATCACCTCCAACAACAACCACCTCACATCGACCACTCACGGCCGCCGTGCCTCTACGTCAGGTCTCGTCACCGACGATGAGCAAGACAATCACGATCGATCTGCCAGGAAGAGGACGAAGAGAGTCGACGCGAAGGAGGAGCGGCTGCGGCGCTTGGAGGAGCAACACGTGCGGAGGAAACGACGTGGCGATGCCGTTTCGTCTGCGTCGGGTTCGGACTCGACGACGGAGGAGACGGACGGCAACGTTTCCACGTCGGAGGACGCGGTTTATGGGGAGGAGATAGAGCCGCCGGAGTTCGATTTGATGAAGTCGATGCTGCGCGCTAGTTATAGCGGCTCGAAATCGAAGAAGAAGGCGGGGGAGGATAAGGTGGAGAATAATGCATGTACTTTTTCGAATAGTCCGAGATGTGCGCAAGCTGACCCGgaacaccctgcattaccaagaaaaaaaagaaagggggagAATAATGTGGAATTGGAGGAGGTATTTGGTAACAAGGCAGCTCGAAAAGTCGATTTCCTCGGAGGAGACGGTGGTGGTTTGGGAAAAACAGTTGGAAAAGGTtttagtggtggtggtggtgaggtggGGGAGGTGAAGGGGAAAGATGGGCCTAGGTTTAAGGACTTGGGAGGGATGCGGGGAATTGTGGAGGAATTGAAGATGGAGGTGATTGTTCCGCTCTACCATCCGGAGTTGCCAAGGTGGCTCGGGGTGAGGCCGATGGCGGGGATTCTGTTGCACGGGCCGCCGGGGTGTGGGAAGACTAGGCTGGCTCATGCCGTTGCTAATGAGACCGGGGTTCCATTCTATAAGATCTCAGCTACTGAATTGGTCTCTGGTGTTTCGG GTGGATCGGAAGAGAACATTCGGGATCTTTTTGCGAAAGCATATAGGACAGCGCCGTCTATTGTGTTTATTGATGAGATTGACGCAATTGCTTCAAAAAGAGAGAATCTACAGAGGGAGATGGAGAGAAGGATTGTGACACAGTTGATGACTTGCATGGACGAATCGCACAGGTTTGTACAACCTGCTGATGTAGATCCAAATGCAGAAAGCGCCAATATCAGGCCTGGATATGTTCTCGTAATTGGAGCTACAAATAGGCCTGATGCTGTTGATCCTGCATTAAGGAGGCCTGGACGATTTGATAGAGAGATTGTTTTAGGTGTTCCGGATGAAAATGCGAGGGTTGAGATTCTTTCAGTTCTTACACGTGATCTTAGAGTTGAGGGTGCTTTCGATCTTGTCAAGCTAGCCAGGTCCACTCCTGGGTTTGTTGGAGCAGACTTGACGGCCCTAGCTAACAAGGCTGGTAACCTTGCCATGAAGAGAATTATTGACAGAAGAAAATCTGACCTATCCGTAGAACCTACAGATGGGGAGCATACTGAAGATTGGTGGAAGCTTCCGTGGTTGCCTGAAGAAATTGAAAAGCTTAACATTACTATGGCTGATTTTGAG GAAGCAGCTAAATTGGTTCAACCCTCTTTAAGAAGGGAAGGATTCTCCAGTATTCCTAACGTGAAATGGGAAGATGTCGGGGGCCTCCATTTGTTAAGGCAGGAGTTTGATCGTTATATAGTTAGGCGTATTAAGTACCCTGAGGATTATGAG GGGTTTGGGGTAGATCTGGAGACAGGGTTTTTGCTCTATGGACCTCCGGGCTGTGGTAAAACATTAATTGCTAAGGCTGTCGCCAATGAGGCAGGAGCTAATTTCATACATATCAAG GGCCCTGAACTTCTGAGCAAATATGTTGGTGAAAGTGAGTTGGCAGTTAGGACAATATTTAGCCGAGCAAGGACTTGTTCTCCATGCATACTTTTCTTTGATGAG GTAGATGCTTTAACCACGAAGCGTGGAAAGGAGGGGGGCTGGGTTGTTGAGCGGCTTTTGAACCAG CTGTTGATTGAGCTAGATGGTGCAGATCAGAGACAGGGTGTTTATGTCATTGGCGCTACAAATAG ACCTGAGGTGATGGACCGTGCTGTCTTACGACCAGGAAGGTTTGGGAAACTCCTATTTGTCCCTCTTCCAAGTCCAGATGAGCGTGGCCTGATCTTAAAAGCTCTTGCTCGGAAGAAGCCTATAGATTCCAGTGTGGATTTAATTGCCATTGGAAGGGATGAAGCTTGTGAAAACCTTAGTGGAGCTGATCTTTCTGCACTG ATGAACGAAGCGGCCATGGCTGCACTTGAGGAGAAACTGACAGCCCAAAGCAATTCAGATGCCACAACGTCATTGACTATCGGAAAGATACATTTTGAGCAGGCCCTGAAGAAAGTCTCTCCATCTGTCTCAGAGAAG ATGATTCAACTTCTACGTCAATTCATTGTTGTGCCCAAGACAGCCAGATCACACATGCCCACCCAAACACAAAGAAACAACGGTATTTACGTTATTCGGCAATTGCCTACTCCACGGACAGAAGGTTCGTATTATGGAGGATTTTACGGCCACTCAACTACCACAACTCCAGTGTATATCCCCTCACCaaatcactattttttttttgaatag
- the LOC131332909 gene encoding LOW QUALITY PROTEIN: photosystem II CP47 reaction center protein-like (The sequence of the model RefSeq protein was modified relative to this genomic sequence to represent the inferred CDS: inserted 2 bases in 1 codon; substituted 7 bases at 7 genomic stop codons), with protein sequence MGLSWYCVHSVILNDSAQLLPVHIMHTTLIASWASSMTLYELAIFDPPDIVLDPMWXXASMFVIPFLTRLGFTNXWGNXEXHMGIVTNLGIWSYKSMIGAHIVFSDLCFLTTIXHXVYRNLXIFCDKRTGKPSLDLPKLFGIHLFLSRVACFDFGTFHVTGLYGPGIWAFDKL encoded by the exons ATGGGTTTGTCTTGGTATTGTGTTCATTCCGTTATATTGAATGATTCCGCTCAGTTGCTTCCTGTCCATATAATGCATACAACTTTGATTGCAAGTTGGGCCAGTTCAATGACTTTGTATGAATTAGCGATTTTTGATCCTCCTGATATTGTTCTTGATCCAATGTGGTGATAGGCAAGTATGTTCGTTATACCTTTCCTGACTCGTTTAGGATTTACCAATTAATGGGGCAA TGAGTAGCACATGGGGATTGTCACGAATCTTGGAATTTGGAGTTACAAAAGTATGATCGGGGCACATATTGTCTTCTCTGACTTGTGTTTTTTGACAACTATCTGACATTGAGTGTATCGGAATCTATAAATATTTTGTGATAAACG TACAGGAAAACCTTCTTTGGATTTGCCCAAGTTATTTGGAATTCATTTATTTCTCTCAAGAGTGGCTTGCTTTGATTTTGGGACATTTCATGTAACCGGCTTATATGGTCCTGGAATATGGGCGTTTGATAAACTTTAA